From a region of the Actinopolymorpha singaporensis genome:
- a CDS encoding ADP-ribosylglycohydrolase family protein: MAIEYSSPPTFLEYELAQRSESGYDVSAVTAQLSGPAREVAPDRARLLLDQLAAVPRRPDWPYVEPSTLPEILAELPSTTTARGRPIGAAELRDRIQAAWLGRCAGNCLGKPVEDGAFWTPERLRSYLEATGNYPVRDYVSRLQPMPDGYVLHPSWVEATKGRIRYAPRDDDLDYTLLGLHLLESKGFGFTTTDVAEEWLQRLPYHLTYTAERVTYRNLVCGVDPGRSAVVDNPFREWIGAQIRGDVFGYVCAGRPRDAAVLAFSDAALSHVANGIYGEMWAAALVAAAFTAGSLREVVEESIRHVPGRSRLAEALRWAVDARDKHADWRDAVAGLRERYGHYHWIHTINNAAACALALLYADDYGTAIGLAVQAGLDTDSNGATVGSAAGAFAGRGGIPRHWTSPFGDVLRSALYGFDRSSIRDVAERTFTLARTYAVRHPVPV; encoded by the coding sequence GTGGCAATCGAGTACTCCAGCCCGCCGACTTTTCTCGAGTACGAGCTCGCCCAGCGCAGCGAGTCCGGTTACGACGTGTCGGCGGTGACCGCACAACTGTCCGGACCGGCGCGTGAGGTGGCACCCGACCGCGCCCGGCTGCTGCTCGACCAGCTGGCCGCTGTGCCCAGAAGGCCGGACTGGCCCTATGTCGAGCCGTCCACTCTCCCCGAGATTCTCGCCGAGCTTCCGTCCACCACCACCGCACGGGGCCGGCCGATCGGGGCGGCCGAGCTCCGGGACCGGATCCAGGCCGCGTGGCTGGGCCGGTGTGCCGGCAACTGCCTGGGCAAGCCGGTCGAGGACGGCGCGTTCTGGACGCCGGAGCGGCTGCGTTCGTACCTCGAGGCCACCGGCAACTATCCGGTCCGCGACTACGTGAGCCGGCTCCAGCCGATGCCGGACGGCTACGTGCTGCATCCGTCGTGGGTGGAGGCCACCAAGGGCCGGATCCGCTACGCCCCGCGCGACGACGACCTCGACTACACCCTGCTCGGCCTGCACCTGCTGGAGAGCAAGGGGTTCGGCTTCACCACCACCGACGTCGCGGAGGAGTGGCTGCAGCGATTGCCGTACCACCTCACCTACACCGCCGAACGCGTCACCTACCGCAACCTGGTCTGCGGTGTCGACCCCGGCCGGTCGGCCGTGGTGGACAACCCCTTCCGCGAGTGGATCGGCGCGCAGATCCGCGGTGACGTGTTCGGGTACGTCTGTGCGGGCAGGCCTCGGGACGCGGCGGTTCTCGCGTTCTCCGACGCCGCACTGTCGCACGTGGCGAACGGCATCTACGGCGAGATGTGGGCGGCGGCCCTGGTGGCCGCGGCGTTCACCGCGGGGTCCCTGCGCGAGGTGGTGGAGGAGTCGATCCGGCACGTGCCCGGGCGTTCCCGCCTGGCCGAGGCGCTGCGGTGGGCGGTGGACGCACGCGACAAGCACGCCGACTGGCGCGACGCCGTCGCGGGCCTGCGGGAGCGGTACGGCCACTACCACTGGATCCACACCATCAACAACGCCGCGGCCTGTGCGCTCGCCCTGCTCTACGCCGACGACTACGGCACGGCGATCGGGCTGGCCGTCCAGGCCGGCCTGGACACCGACTCCAACGGCGCGACGGTCGGGTCGGCCGCCGGTGCGTTCGCCGGCCGGGGCGGGATCCCGCGGCACTGGACCTCGCCCTTCGGCGACGTGCTGCGCAGCGCGCTGTACGGCTTCGACCGGAGCAGCATCCGCGACGTCGCCGAGCGCACGTTCACCCTGGCCCGCACCTACGCGGTCCGTCATCCCGTTCCGGTCTGA
- a CDS encoding acyl-CoA carboxylase subunit epsilon, with product MTGESSGTPDPAAASVDSSGLPEPVLRVVKGNPTPAEFAALVAVVTAKQRAAAAAAADDHRRGRRAAKSGWAAYWRRTSQQPLRPGPGAWRASALPR from the coding sequence ATGACTGGTGAATCGAGCGGTACGCCGGACCCCGCGGCGGCTTCGGTGGACTCCTCGGGCCTGCCGGAGCCGGTGCTTCGGGTGGTGAAGGGCAACCCCACGCCGGCGGAGTTCGCCGCCCTGGTGGCGGTGGTGACCGCCAAGCAGCGGGCAGCGGCCGCGGCGGCCGCCGACGACCACCGGCGGGGACGGCGAGCCGCGAAGTCCGGCTGGGCGGCGTACTGGCGCCGGACCTCCCAGCAGCCGCTGCGGCCCGGCCCGGGCGCCTGGCGCGCCAGCGCCCTGCCCCGCTAG
- a CDS encoding acyl-CoA carboxylase subunit beta, whose amino-acid sequence MAAGQPDSAREQGAGDSGPEEADRDGAIDIHSTAGKLADLERRLEQAVHAGSARAIERQHARGKLTARERIELLLDEGSFVELDEFARHRSTNFGLDRNRPYGDGVVSGFGTIAGRQVCVFSQDFTVFGGSLGEVYGEKIVKVMDLALKTGCPIIGINEGSGARIQEGVASLGLYGEIFRRNTLASGVIPQISMIMGTCAGGHVYSPALTDVTVMVDQTSHMFITGPGVIKTVTGEDVSFEDLGGALAHNTRSGNAHYLATDERDAADWVKALLSYLPQNNLEEPPVYDEEQTLEVTAADRELDTLIPDSANQPYDMHAVIEHVLDDGEFLELHPMFAPNIVCGFGRVDGRSVGVVGNQPLQFAGCLDIDASEKAARFVRTCDSFNIPILTFVDVPGFLPGTDQEWNGIIRRGAKLIYAYAEATVPLVTVITRKAYGGAYDVMGSKHLGADVNLAWPTAQIAVMGAQGAVEILYRKELAKAEDPDAARAKFVQEYEDTLANPYIAAERGYVDAVINPHETRTEIIRALRLLRNKRETMPPRKHGNIPL is encoded by the coding sequence ATGGCAGCCGGGCAACCGGACAGCGCCCGCGAGCAGGGCGCCGGGGACAGCGGCCCGGAAGAGGCCGACCGGGACGGTGCGATCGACATCCACTCGACCGCGGGCAAGCTCGCCGACCTCGAACGCCGGCTCGAGCAGGCAGTGCACGCGGGCTCGGCGCGGGCGATCGAACGCCAGCACGCGCGCGGCAAGCTCACCGCCCGGGAGCGGATCGAGCTGCTGCTCGACGAGGGCTCCTTCGTCGAGCTCGACGAGTTCGCCCGGCACCGGTCCACCAACTTCGGCCTCGACCGCAACCGTCCCTACGGCGACGGCGTGGTGAGCGGGTTCGGCACCATCGCCGGGCGCCAGGTGTGCGTGTTCAGTCAGGACTTCACCGTCTTCGGCGGCAGCCTCGGCGAGGTGTACGGCGAGAAGATCGTCAAGGTGATGGACCTCGCCCTGAAGACCGGTTGCCCGATCATCGGGATCAACGAGGGCAGCGGGGCCCGCATCCAGGAGGGCGTGGCCTCCCTCGGGCTGTACGGCGAGATCTTCCGCCGCAACACTCTCGCGTCCGGGGTGATCCCGCAGATCTCCATGATCATGGGCACCTGCGCCGGCGGGCACGTCTACTCCCCCGCGCTCACCGACGTGACGGTGATGGTCGACCAGACCTCGCACATGTTCATCACCGGGCCCGGCGTGATCAAGACCGTCACGGGTGAGGACGTGTCGTTCGAGGACCTCGGCGGTGCGCTCGCCCACAACACCAGGAGCGGCAACGCCCACTACCTCGCCACGGACGAACGCGATGCTGCCGACTGGGTCAAGGCGCTGTTGTCGTACCTCCCGCAGAACAACCTCGAGGAGCCGCCGGTCTACGACGAGGAGCAGACCCTCGAGGTGACCGCCGCCGACCGCGAGCTGGACACGCTGATCCCCGACTCGGCCAACCAGCCCTACGACATGCACGCGGTGATCGAGCACGTCCTCGACGACGGTGAGTTCCTGGAGCTGCACCCGATGTTCGCGCCCAACATCGTCTGCGGCTTCGGCCGGGTCGACGGGCGCAGCGTCGGCGTGGTGGGCAACCAGCCGTTGCAGTTCGCGGGGTGCCTGGACATCGACGCGTCGGAGAAGGCGGCGCGGTTCGTGCGCACCTGCGACTCTTTCAACATCCCGATCCTCACCTTCGTCGACGTACCCGGCTTCCTGCCCGGCACCGACCAGGAGTGGAACGGCATCATCCGCCGGGGCGCGAAGCTCATCTACGCCTACGCCGAGGCGACCGTGCCGCTGGTCACCGTCATCACCCGCAAGGCCTACGGCGGCGCGTACGACGTGATGGGGTCCAAGCACCTCGGCGCGGACGTCAACCTCGCCTGGCCGACGGCGCAGATCGCGGTGATGGGTGCGCAGGGGGCGGTGGAGATCCTCTACCGCAAGGAGCTCGCCAAGGCCGAGGATCCCGACGCCGCGCGGGCGAAGTTCGTGCAGGAGTACGAGGACACCCTCGCCAATCCCTACATCGCGGCCGAGCGTGGTTACGTCGATGCGGTGATCAACCCGCACGAGACCAGAACGGAGATCATCCGCGCGCTGCGCCTGCTGCGGAACAAGCGGGAGACGATGCCGCCGCGCAAGCACGGCAACATCCCGTTGTGA
- a CDS encoding helix-turn-helix transcriptional regulator codes for MAQHASQPTLVLRTGPEIAEYPPRTTFGPRTLVDFEFVWLLRGSAHWQCGDLRLDLHPGTLLLARPGMRDHFRWDAERPSAHAYAHFGLADAGRLGDPDHWPLTRSLSPADPMAALCAYALWLAGGTPNPDLTRTAEVLGWLLDLFVRGPVPDDVSADAGLSPHLRRLADSVAGAWRNDGTRPLSLGELAAAAGVSPGHLSRLFRAEYSVGPVAAMELVRLARAATLLQRSNLTVAAVANACGFSSPFHFSRRFRAVYGVPPRTYRTAHATDDPHEPLVRAGLLRLARSLLADHT; via the coding sequence GTGGCGCAGCACGCCTCGCAACCCACCCTGGTCCTGCGGACCGGCCCGGAGATCGCCGAGTACCCGCCGAGGACGACGTTCGGTCCCCGGACCCTCGTCGACTTCGAGTTCGTCTGGCTGCTGCGTGGCAGCGCCCACTGGCAGTGCGGCGATCTCCGGCTCGACCTGCATCCGGGCACCCTGCTGCTCGCCCGGCCGGGCATGCGGGACCACTTCCGCTGGGACGCAGAACGCCCCTCCGCCCACGCGTACGCACACTTCGGCCTCGCCGACGCGGGCAGGCTGGGCGACCCCGACCACTGGCCCCTCACAAGGTCGCTGTCACCGGCGGACCCGATGGCGGCGCTGTGTGCGTACGCGCTGTGGCTCGCGGGCGGCACCCCGAACCCCGATCTCACCCGGACCGCGGAGGTTCTGGGCTGGCTGCTGGACCTGTTCGTGCGCGGGCCGGTCCCCGACGACGTGTCAGCCGACGCCGGGCTGTCGCCGCATCTGCGCCGGCTGGCCGACTCGGTGGCCGGCGCCTGGCGAAACGACGGCACCCGGCCGCTCTCCCTCGGCGAGCTGGCCGCGGCAGCCGGCGTGTCACCCGGCCACCTGAGCCGGCTCTTCCGCGCGGAGTACTCCGTGGGCCCGGTCGCCGCGATGGAACTCGTCCGCCTCGCCCGGGCCGCCACTCTCCTCCAGCGCAGCAACCTCACCGTAGCGGCGGTCGCGAACGCGTGCGGCTTCAGCAGTCCCTTCCACTTCTCCCGGCGCTTCCGCGCGGTCTACGGCGTACCTCCTCGCACGTACCGGACGGCCCACGCCACCGACGACCCGCACGAACCACTCGTCCGCGCCGGCCTGCTCCGGCTGGCCCGCTCACTCCTCGCAGACCACACCTGA
- a CDS encoding DUF885 domain-containing protein: MGRTDEIADRYVDDYAAADPVGATFAGIAGYDDRLTDYSPDGFDRRADLARTAVRELQETEPKDARETVARAAMLERLGLELERHDAGVTTSDLNVVASPLQDVRGAFDLMPTDSEAAWATVAARLARVPDALGGFRRTLAEAAADGRVAARRQIEACADQCGSWLPPEDDFFGSLVAQADVDSGGGAAGSALRAELTRGAESARQAVADFERFLRTELAPKGRTTDGVGEAQYTLASRYFLGAAVDLAETYAWGWEELTRIETDMRGVADRIVPGGTVADAVTALDADPARRIADKDAFRDWMQELADHTVSELAGVHFDIPDEIRRIECRIAPTSDGSIYYTAPSEDLARPGRMWWSVPKGVTSFATWKEVTTVFHEGVPGHHLQVAQTVVRKDLLNRWQRLLCWVSGHGEGWALYAERLMDELGYLDEPGAKLGMLDAQAFRAARVVVDLGLHLGYPIPPNAFGWRVGESWTPEVALEFMLAHTRIDEDFLRFEVNRYLGWPGQAPSYKVGERIWLAAREDAKARKGSAFDLKEFHRAALDLGSLGLDPLREALARL; the protein is encoded by the coding sequence ATGGGGCGCACTGACGAGATCGCTGACAGGTACGTCGACGACTACGCCGCCGCCGACCCGGTGGGCGCGACGTTCGCCGGCATCGCGGGGTACGACGACCGGCTCACCGACTACTCCCCCGACGGTTTCGACCGGCGGGCCGACCTGGCCCGCACGGCCGTCCGCGAACTCCAGGAGACCGAGCCCAAGGACGCGCGGGAGACGGTCGCCCGTGCGGCCATGCTCGAGCGCCTCGGCCTCGAACTCGAACGCCACGACGCCGGCGTCACCACCAGCGACCTCAACGTCGTGGCCAGTCCGCTGCAGGACGTCCGCGGCGCCTTCGACCTGATGCCCACTGACAGCGAGGCGGCGTGGGCCACGGTGGCGGCCCGGCTCGCGCGGGTTCCCGACGCGCTCGGCGGCTTCCGGCGCACGCTCGCCGAGGCCGCCGCCGACGGCCGGGTCGCGGCCCGCCGCCAGATCGAGGCCTGTGCCGACCAGTGCGGGTCCTGGCTGCCGCCCGAGGACGACTTCTTCGGCTCGCTGGTCGCACAAGCCGACGTTGACAGCGGCGGCGGCGCCGCCGGATCCGCTCTGCGGGCCGAACTCACGCGTGGAGCGGAGTCGGCCCGGCAGGCGGTGGCCGACTTCGAACGCTTCCTGCGGACCGAGCTGGCACCGAAGGGCCGTACGACCGACGGCGTCGGAGAGGCGCAGTACACCCTTGCTTCGCGCTACTTTCTCGGCGCCGCCGTCGACCTCGCCGAGACCTACGCGTGGGGCTGGGAGGAGCTGACCCGGATCGAGACGGACATGCGTGGCGTCGCCGACCGGATCGTTCCCGGCGGGACCGTCGCGGACGCGGTGACCGCGCTGGACGCGGACCCCGCGCGCCGGATCGCGGACAAGGACGCCTTCCGCGACTGGATGCAGGAGCTCGCCGACCACACCGTCAGCGAGCTCGCCGGCGTCCACTTCGACATCCCGGACGAGATCCGCCGGATCGAGTGCCGGATCGCGCCCACCAGCGACGGCAGCATCTACTACACCGCGCCCAGCGAGGACCTCGCCCGCCCGGGCCGGATGTGGTGGTCGGTGCCGAAGGGCGTGACGTCGTTCGCCACCTGGAAGGAGGTGACCACCGTCTTCCACGAGGGCGTACCCGGCCACCACCTGCAGGTCGCGCAGACCGTCGTACGCAAGGACCTCCTCAACCGCTGGCAGCGCCTGCTGTGCTGGGTCTCCGGGCACGGCGAGGGCTGGGCGTTGTACGCCGAACGCCTGATGGACGAGCTCGGTTACCTCGACGAACCCGGCGCGAAGCTCGGCATGCTGGACGCTCAGGCGTTCCGGGCGGCGCGAGTCGTTGTCGACCTCGGCCTGCACCTCGGCTACCCGATCCCGCCGAACGCGTTCGGCTGGCGGGTCGGCGAGAGCTGGACTCCCGAGGTGGCGCTGGAGTTCATGCTGGCCCACACCCGGATCGACGAGGACTTCCTTCGCTTCGAGGTCAACCGCTACCTCGGCTGGCCGGGCCAGGCGCCGTCGTACAAGGTGGGCGAACGGATCTGGCTCGCCGCCCGCGAGGACGCCAAAGCGCGCAAGGGTTCGGCGTTCGACCTGAAGGAGTTCCACCGCGCGGCGCTCGACCTCGGCTCGCTCGGTCTGGACCCGCTGCGGGAGGCCCTCGCCCGCCTGTGA
- the metE gene encoding 5-methyltetrahydropteroyltriglutamate--homocysteine S-methyltransferase: protein METVRTTVLGYPRIGARRELKRATEDYWAGRTDAAALHQAAAALRRDTWETLRDAGVDLIPSHTFSFYDHVLDHAELFGAVPHRFAGLDGLDRYFAMARGTEGVAPLEMTKWFDTNYHYLVPELGPDTTFRTAGARSRPVTEYHEAAALGITTRPVLLGPLSFLLLSKPAVDAPKEFRPLDLLDPLLDAYVGLLDGLADAGVEWVQVDEPVLAADRNSAELAALRTAYERLGSLAHRPKLMVATYFGPIGPALPVLAGTEVDGLALDLVAGAADFDRIAAAGLGDRTVVAGLVDGRNVWRTDLSRAMSVAASLLGSVGDLVVGTSCSLLHVPLDLTLEPDLPGGLRGRLAFARQKVDEVVLLGRALREGHQAVERELAAASANDGTAADTVDGRVRARLASLGTGTARRDYAERARLQAATGALPPLPTTTIGSFPQTARIRRARADLRAGRIDQATYDTRMRSEIDEIVALQEDIGLDVLVHGEPERNDMVQYFAERLSGFAGTSHGWVQSYGTRYVRPPILYADVARPRPMTVEWTTYAQSRTGRPVKGMLTGPVTMLAWSFVRDDQPPAETARQVALALRDEIRDLEAAGIRYIQVDEPALRELLPLRAADQPAYVDWAVGAFRLATSGVADRTQIHSHMCYSEFGEIVDTIDALDADVTSVEAARSRMELVTDLAKAGYRRGIGPGVYDIHSPRVPTVAEIEEALRLALEAVPADRLWVNPDCGLKTRTYAEVEPALRHLVEATRRVRATLPT from the coding sequence ATGGAAACCGTGCGTACGACCGTCCTCGGCTACCCCCGCATCGGGGCGCGCCGTGAGCTCAAGCGGGCCACCGAGGACTACTGGGCCGGCCGGACCGACGCCGCGGCGTTGCACCAGGCCGCCGCCGCGCTGCGCCGCGATACGTGGGAAACCCTGCGCGACGCCGGGGTCGATCTCATACCGTCGCACACGTTCTCGTTCTACGACCACGTGCTCGACCACGCCGAGTTGTTCGGCGCCGTCCCGCACCGGTTCGCCGGGCTTGACGGGCTCGACCGGTACTTCGCCATGGCCCGCGGCACCGAGGGCGTGGCACCGCTGGAGATGACGAAGTGGTTCGACACCAACTACCACTACCTCGTCCCCGAACTCGGGCCGGACACCACGTTCCGCACCGCCGGCGCACGGTCCCGGCCGGTCACGGAGTACCACGAGGCGGCCGCGCTCGGGATCACCACCCGGCCGGTCCTGCTCGGTCCGCTGAGCTTCCTTCTCCTGTCGAAACCCGCGGTCGACGCGCCGAAGGAATTCCGCCCGCTCGACCTGCTCGACCCGCTGCTGGACGCCTACGTCGGACTGCTGGACGGCCTGGCCGACGCGGGCGTGGAGTGGGTGCAGGTGGACGAGCCCGTCCTCGCCGCCGACCGCAACTCCGCCGAACTGGCTGCACTGAGGACGGCGTACGAGCGCCTGGGATCCCTTGCTCACCGGCCGAAGCTGATGGTGGCGACGTACTTCGGCCCGATCGGCCCGGCCCTGCCCGTCCTGGCAGGCACCGAGGTGGACGGGCTCGCGCTCGACCTCGTGGCCGGAGCCGCCGACTTCGACCGGATCGCCGCCGCCGGGCTCGGTGACCGCACCGTGGTGGCCGGTCTCGTCGACGGCCGCAACGTCTGGCGTACCGACCTGTCCCGGGCCATGTCGGTCGCGGCCTCCCTGCTCGGCTCCGTCGGGGACCTGGTGGTCGGCACCTCCTGCTCGCTGCTGCACGTTCCGCTCGACCTCACCCTGGAACCCGACCTGCCGGGCGGACTGCGTGGCCGGCTCGCCTTCGCCCGGCAGAAGGTCGACGAGGTGGTCCTGCTGGGCCGTGCCCTACGCGAGGGTCACCAGGCGGTCGAACGCGAACTCGCCGCCGCCTCGGCCAACGACGGCACCGCCGCGGACACGGTGGACGGCCGGGTCCGGGCCCGGCTGGCCAGCCTGGGTACGGGCACGGCCCGGCGTGACTACGCCGAACGCGCCCGCCTGCAAGCCGCGACCGGCGCGCTGCCTCCGTTGCCGACGACGACGATCGGCTCGTTCCCGCAGACAGCGCGGATCCGACGGGCGCGGGCCGACCTGCGCGCCGGCCGGATCGACCAGGCCACCTACGACACCCGGATGCGGAGTGAGATCGACGAGATCGTCGCGTTGCAGGAGGACATCGGACTGGACGTGCTCGTGCACGGCGAGCCCGAGCGCAACGACATGGTTCAGTACTTCGCCGAGCGGCTGTCCGGGTTCGCCGGCACGTCACACGGCTGGGTGCAATCCTACGGCACCCGCTACGTCCGGCCCCCGATCCTGTACGCCGACGTGGCCCGGCCGCGGCCGATGACGGTGGAGTGGACGACGTACGCCCAGTCCCGGACCGGCAGGCCTGTCAAGGGGATGTTGACGGGGCCGGTCACCATGCTGGCCTGGTCCTTCGTTCGCGACGACCAGCCGCCGGCCGAGACCGCCCGGCAGGTGGCGCTCGCGCTGCGCGACGAGATCCGCGACCTGGAGGCGGCCGGCATCCGCTACATCCAGGTCGACGAACCCGCCCTGCGTGAGCTGCTCCCGCTGCGGGCGGCGGACCAGCCGGCCTACGTCGACTGGGCGGTCGGCGCGTTCCGGCTGGCCACCTCCGGGGTCGCCGATCGAACGCAGATCCACTCCCACATGTGCTACTCGGAGTTCGGCGAGATCGTCGACACCATCGACGCCCTGGACGCGGACGTCACCAGCGTGGAGGCGGCGCGGTCGCGGATGGAGCTCGTCACCGACCTGGCCAAGGCCGGCTACCGGCGTGGCATCGGCCCGGGGGTGTACGACATCCACAGCCCGCGGGTGCCCACCGTGGCCGAGATCGAGGAGGCACTCCGGCTGGCCCTGGAGGCGGTGCCGGCCGACCGGCTGTGGGTCAACCCCGACTGCGGTCTGAAGACCCGCACCTACGCCGAGGTCGAGCCTGCCCTCCGGCACCTGGTCGAGGCCACCCGCCGGGTCCGAGCCACCCTGCCCACCTGA
- the dgoD gene encoding galactonate dehydratase, giving the protein MKITGLTTYLVAPRWCFLRIDTDEGVTGWGEPIVEGRAHTVAAAVDEAADYLVGQDPLRIEEHWQVLSKGNFYRGGPVLSSAVAGIDQALWDIAGKVHGVPVYQLLGGHVRDRMRVYGWIGGDRPDVVADAAKNMQDQGFTAIKMNGGGELRRVDTAAQCLALVDRVAAIREACGPDFDIAIDFHGRFTVAMARRTLPLLEPYLPFFVEEPLVPELTDQIGQICSSTSIPIATGERLYSRWDFKDVLSAGIAIAQPDLSHAGGISEVRRIAAQAEVYDVALAPHCPLGPIALAASLQVDFASPNALIQEQSLGIHYNEGSDLLDYLVDTSVFGFADGYVTRPTGPGLGIEVDEKEVARAAEVGHRWRTPTFRRDDGSLAEW; this is encoded by the coding sequence GTGAAGATCACCGGCCTGACGACCTATCTCGTGGCGCCCCGGTGGTGCTTCCTGCGAATCGACACCGACGAGGGCGTGACGGGCTGGGGCGAGCCGATCGTCGAGGGGCGTGCGCACACCGTCGCGGCGGCGGTGGACGAGGCGGCCGACTATCTCGTCGGCCAGGACCCGCTGCGCATCGAGGAGCACTGGCAGGTGCTCAGCAAGGGCAACTTCTACCGCGGCGGCCCGGTGCTCTCCAGTGCGGTCGCCGGGATCGACCAGGCACTGTGGGACATCGCCGGCAAGGTGCACGGTGTGCCGGTCTACCAACTGCTCGGCGGTCACGTCCGCGACCGGATGCGGGTCTACGGCTGGATCGGCGGTGACCGGCCGGACGTCGTTGCCGACGCCGCGAAGAACATGCAGGACCAGGGCTTCACCGCGATCAAGATGAACGGCGGCGGGGAGCTGCGCCGGGTGGACACCGCCGCGCAGTGCCTCGCCCTGGTCGACCGGGTGGCGGCGATCCGGGAGGCCTGCGGGCCCGACTTCGACATCGCCATCGACTTCCACGGTCGATTCACGGTGGCGATGGCCCGGCGGACCCTGCCGCTCCTCGAGCCCTACCTGCCGTTCTTCGTGGAGGAGCCGCTCGTCCCGGAGCTGACCGACCAGATCGGACAGATCTGTTCGTCCACGTCGATCCCGATCGCCACCGGGGAGCGGTTGTACTCCCGCTGGGACTTCAAGGACGTCCTGTCCGCCGGCATCGCGATCGCGCAACCGGACCTCTCCCACGCGGGCGGCATCTCCGAGGTTCGCCGGATCGCCGCACAGGCGGAGGTGTACGACGTCGCGCTCGCGCCGCACTGTCCGCTCGGGCCGATCGCACTGGCCGCCTCGCTCCAGGTCGACTTCGCCAGCCCCAACGCGCTGATCCAGGAGCAGAGCCTCGGTATCCACTACAACGAGGGCTCGGACCTCCTCGACTACCTCGTGGACACGTCGGTCTTCGGGTTCGCCGACGGCTACGTCACCCGGCCCACCGGCCCGGGGCTCGGTATCGAGGTGGACGAGAAGGAGGTCGCGCGGGCAGCCGAGGTGGGCCACCGGTGGCGTACTCCGACGTTCCGGCGCGACGACGGCTCGCTGGCCGAGTGGTGA